The Celeribacter baekdonensis genomic interval TCTGTGCTCACTGCACGAAGGCGTGCCGCGGGCCTGTTTGGCGGTGCGGATGGTGATTGATTCCGAGGGCAAAAAGAAATCGCATCGCTTTATGCGTGGGTTGATGAAATCTGCCGCCTCTCTGAATTACGCCGAAGTGCAAGCGGCGCGCGACGGGCAGCCGAACGAGGCCTGTGCTCCGTTGATGGAGACCGTGATTGCGCCGATTTATGAGGCCTACGAGGCGCTCAAACGCGCGCGTCATGACCGTCAGCCGCTGGATTTGGATCTACCTGAGCGCAAGATCGTTTTGGGTGAGGATGGGCGTGTCGCCTCTGTTGCTATAGCTGAGCGCTTTGATGCGCATCGGTTGATCGAGGAATTCATGGTGCTGGCCAATGTCGCCGCCGCCGAAGAGCTGTTTCATCGCAACCGACCACTGCTGTACCGGGTGCACGAAGAACCCTCGGGTGAAAAGCTTGAGGCGCTGCGCGAAGTGGCGCAGGCCTCTGGCTTTACGCTGGCTAAGGGGCAGGTGATCCACACCTCGCATCTGAACAAACTTCTGGCTCAGGCTGAAGGCACGGATCAGGACGAATTGATCAACATTTCGACCCTGCGTTCGATGACCCAAGCCTATTACCACCCGGAGAATTTCGGTCATTTTGGCCTCGCTTTGCGCTCCTATGCGCATTTCACCTCACCGATCCGTCGCTACGCTGACCTCATTGTCCACCGCGGCCTGATTTCGGCTCATGGTTGGGGTAAGGACGGTCTGTCCGCTGATGAGATTGAGCGTTTGGAGGTGACGGCCAAACATATCTCCGAAACCGAACGTCGTTCGATGACGGCGGAGCGCGACACGAATGACCGCTATCTGGCCTCCTATCTGAGCGAACGGATCGGCAATGAGATGACCGGGCATATTTCGGGCATCCAAAAATTTGGCGCTTTCATCAAACTGGACGAAACCGGCGCCGATGGTCTTGTGCCGGTGCGCACGATGGGCGCGGAGTTTTTCCACTATGATCCAGACGAGCAAACGCTCATGGGCTCTGACACCGGCATGAAGATTTCGATCGGCCAAAAGGTCGTCGTGCGCATTGCGGAGGCTGTGCCGGTGACCGGCGGGTTGGAGTTGGAATTGCTGTCGGTTGATGGAGCATTGATGCCGCGCGGACCGCGTCGGGCCAAGGGCCGCGTGGTGTCGCGCAAGTACAATAAAGGTAAGGCCCATAAGGAAAAAATCCGCAAGAAAGCACAGCGGCGGCGGAGCTAAACGGCGCAGATAGCGGATTCTCGCCGCCTCTGTGTTCCCGGCTTCAACCCCGCCAAGGTTTTGGTTTACGTTCGAATAAATGTTATTGGAGCTGTCAGAATGCGCCCTGTTTTCCTCTCTGCCTTTGGTCTGTTTTTCGGGCTTAGCCTTACCTCCGCCGCCGCACAACCTGCGGGGAAAATTGCGGAATTTCCGCATCATTTTAATCGGGAGAGCGCCGTGACCTTGGTCTCATCCACATCACAAGCTGGGTTGGACGCATGGATTGCCGGGTTCAAAACCCGTGCCATGCGTGAAGGCATTTCTCAGACCACCTTTGACCGTGCTTTTCGCGGTGTGCGCTATAATGAGGGCGTGATCGCCAAGGATCGCAAACAGTCCGAATTCACCAAACAAATCTGGGATTATCTCGACAGTGCCGCCTCGCCCACGCGGGTGTCGAACGGTCAGGCCGCGATGCGCAAACATGCTGCGGTTTTGGATGGGGTCGAGCGGGTGTACGGTGTCGATAAACATGTGGTCGCTGCGATCTGGGGCGTTGAGAGTGCCTACGGCGCGACCCGAGGCGATATCAACGTGATCGAAGCGATGGCGACATTGGCCTATGATGGGCGGCGCGGTCGGTTTTTTGAAAGCCAACTTATGGCGGCTTTGAAAATCCTTCAGTCGGGCGACACCTCGCCCCATAATATGAAGGGCAGTTGGGCCGGTGCGATGGGCCACACCCAGTTTATTCCGACCTCCTTTCTGGCCTTTGCGGTCGATGGCAACGGCGATGGCAAACGTGACATTTGGTCGAATGACCCGACCGACGCGCTGGCCTCTACGGCCGCTTATTTGGCCAAGCACGGTTGGAAAAAAGGTCAGCCTTGGGGGGTCGAAGTGCGACTTCCGGCTGGATTCGACTATAGTTCAGCGCGACGGGACACGATGCGTGCCCCCTCAGAATGGGCCTCCTTAGGGGTGATGGGAATCGATGGGCGGCCCGTGCCAAACTATGGCAAAGGCTCGATCCTTTTGCCTGCGGGTGCTTCGGGCGCAGCCTTTATGATCTTTGACAATTTCGCGGTGATTGAGCGGTACAACAAGGCGGATGCCTATGTGATCGGCGTTGGGCATCTGTCCGATCGGTTGCGTGGTGGTCCGGCGATTCAGGCCTCTTGGCCGCGCGGCTATGCGCCGCTGTCGTTCAAGGAAAAGATGCAAATGCAGCGGATTTTGAAGCGCAAAGGCTTTTTGGACGACAAGGTCGACGGCATTATTGGCCCGAACACGATCAACGCGATCCGAGCGTTTCAGAACTCGGTTGGTGTGACCCCGGATGGTTATCCGTCACAGACGCTTTTGAAGCTGTTGAAATAGGGAGATCTCAGGCCAAATGGCCTGAGAATTCAGCCACCAAGGCTTGGTAAATATCGCGTTTAAACGGCACAATATCAGACACCAAACCGGCTGAATCGGTCCATTTCCATTGGCCGAATTCGGGATGATCGGTGTCTATGTTGATGGCGCTCTCAACCCCTTTGAAGCGCAGCACGAACCAGAGCTGTTTTTGGCCGCGATATTTGCCCTTCCAGACCTTGCCCAAAAGGTGATCCGGCAAATCGTATGTTAGCCAATCTGAGGTCTGCGCCAATACTTCGACATGTTCGGAGGTGACCCCGATCTCTTCCCAAAGCTCGCGCAAAGCGGCCTCTTCGGGGGCTTCCCCATCGTCGATCCCGCCTTGCGGCATCTGCCACGCGCCGGGCGTGTCGATACGTTCACCGACAAAAATCCGCCCCTCGGCATTCAACAACATGATCCCCACGCAAGGGCGGTAGGGCAGGGTGGATAGGTCTTTGGTCATCAGGTCCTCGCAAGAAAAAGGGGGCACATGGCCCCCTCTCCATAGGATTAATTTCCGATTTTCGACAGGCCTTTCAGCAGGTCGATCGCATAAGCGAGTTGGAAATCCTCATCGCGCAGCTTCGCGGCCTCTTCGGCGGCAGCGCGCTCTTCTTCGATCTTGCGACGCTCGTCTTCGGTGAAGCTGTCGTTGTTGAGCGCCCCGCGCAGATCGGCCTCGGAACGGAATTTCGGTGCATCTGCGGTCTCGTCGGTTTCGGGCTGACGTGGCGGCTGTGCGACGATGATGTCGGGCGAAATGCCAAGCGCCTGAATAGAGCGACCCGAGGGCGTATAATAGCGCGCCGTGGTCAGGCGCATCGCTCCATCAGATCGCAGCGGCATGACGGTTTGCACCGAGCCTTTGCCAAAGGATTTCGTGCCAACAACAACCGCGCGGTGGTGATCTTGCAACGCGCCAGAGACGATTTCAGAGGCCGAAGCCGAACCGCCGTTGATCAGTACGACAATCGGTTTGCCCTCGGCCAAATCGCCCGGCTGCGCATTGACGCGTTCGCTGTCCTCGGGTGTGCGGCCACGGGTCGAAACGATTTCACCTTCTTCCAAGAAGGCATCAGAGACCTTGATCGCCTGATCCAAAAGCCCTCCGGGATTGTTGCGCAGATCGACGACGATGCCATCAACATTGTCCATCCCGCCCAATTCTTCGACGCCTTTTTTGAGACCATCGGCGAGGTTCGGATAGGTTTGTTCGTTGAACGTGGTGACGCGCAGCACAATGGTGTGGTCTTCGACGCGCGACCGCACGGCGGTCAATTTGATCGTGTCGCGGATGATGGAGATGTCGAACGGTTCTTCGACACCCTCACGCACCACGGTGATGACGATCTCGGAGCCAACCGGCCCTCGCATCAATTCCACGGTTTGATCAAGGGTCATCCCCATCACGCTGCTGCCATCGACGGCGGTGATATAATCGCCGGTTTCAACACCGGCAATATCGGCGGGAGTGCCATCCATCGGCGCGACGACTTTGACAAAGCCCTCTTCTTGCGTAACCTCAATCCCAAGACCGCCAAAGGAGCCGGAGGTTTGCACCCGCATATCGGCGGCGTCTTTGGGGGACAGGTAGGAGGAATGCGGATCAAGCGAGGAGAGCATCCCGTCAATGGCCGCCTCAATCAGCGCCTCGGAATCGACCTCTTCGACATATTGTGCCCGGATGCGTTCAAACACGTCGCCAAATAGATCGAGTTGCTCGTAGACATTGCTGGACTTCTCGGCTTCTTGCGCCAAAAGCGGACCGGCGAATTGCGTCGAGATCAATGTGCCCGCAAGGATACCGGCCACGCCCGCCATCAAATATTTCTTCATTCCTGTTCCTCTCACCAGCCCGACCTGCGGACCCTTGATCGACTAAAGCGGTGCGTTCGCGAACCATTGTTCCGGGTTCACCGGCTTTCCGCCTTCTCTTACCTCTATATAAAGCGTCTCTGACAGACCTGCGCCAGTGCCTTGGGTGGCATTTTCCACAAAGGCATCCAAATCGGGCGCGGCTCCGCCCATCAAACCAACGGCCGTGCCTGCGGGGATCACCTCGCCAACTTCACCGTAGACCTCATCAAGCCCCGCTAAAATCAGCAATACGTCATTTCCGGGTTCAAGTATGATCACATTTCCGTAGTCCAGAAACGCGCCCTTGTAGCGGATCGTGGCGGGCCAAGGCGTTGAGACCAAGGACAGCGCCCGCGTGGCCCAAAGCCAGCCTGGACGCGTCACTCCGGCCGCATCGGGTTCTTTATAGCCGCGGATGAAAACGCCGCTGACCGGCATCGGCCATGTGCCTTTTGCCGCGTCCAGATCGGGCAGGGGGCTGATCCCATCCACCACATCCATCACCGCAAGACCGGAGGCAAAGGCCTCGAGTGTTTCCGAGCTGTCAATCAGGGTCTTTAAACGATCGGGGTCAGTGGTGAACCGGCGCGGCAGATCGGTGCGATCAGACATCGCCTGAGACAGGTCGGTGCGCGCCTGTTGCGCGTCTTTGAGGCCTCGGGCCAAGGTGTCCAGAGCCTCATCTTGCAATTCCCGCAAAATAGAGACCTCTTCAAGTTTGATCCGAAGCGCATCGGCATCCGCCTGCATCGCGGGGGTGATTGCAGACACCAACATTCCGGCCCGCGCATGACCCAAAGGTCCGGTCGGATGCACCAAGGCTTCGGGGGAGGCATCAGGTTTGAGATTGATCAAAATGCCAAGAAGTTGTGCGACCTGGCCGCTTT includes:
- the rnr gene encoding ribonuclease R, giving the protein MNKIPTKDEILQWISDHPTESAKRDIAKAFGIKGAARIDLKRILRELEAEGHLQKRHKTYRDPDKLPPVSVLSVFAPDSQGDLFARPLEWTGEGPEPRILMVLRESDAALGEGERILAKLQEVRGEDHQYEARLIRKIGSNPHKILGVYRKDAEGGRVVPIDKGNEKDFLVRSGNDYGAQDGELVEAEQAGPRGRMGLPLARIITRLGDPSAPKAVSLIAIHQHGIPDDFPDDVISEADVAKPAGLKGREDLRDLPLVTIDPADARDHDDAIWAEFDPDPANSGGFILWVAIADVAHYVTPGSALDREAWKRGNSTYFPDRVVPMLPDRLSGDLCSLHEGVPRACLAVRMVIDSEGKKKSHRFMRGLMKSAASLNYAEVQAARDGQPNEACAPLMETVIAPIYEAYEALKRARHDRQPLDLDLPERKIVLGEDGRVASVAIAERFDAHRLIEEFMVLANVAAAEELFHRNRPLLYRVHEEPSGEKLEALREVAQASGFTLAKGQVIHTSHLNKLLAQAEGTDQDELINISTLRSMTQAYYHPENFGHFGLALRSYAHFTSPIRRYADLIVHRGLISAHGWGKDGLSADEIERLEVTAKHISETERRSMTAERDTNDRYLASYLSERIGNEMTGHISGIQKFGAFIKLDETGADGLVPVRTMGAEFFHYDPDEQTLMGSDTGMKISIGQKVVVRIAEAVPVTGGLELELLSVDGALMPRGPRRAKGRVVSRKYNKGKAHKEKIRKKAQRRRS
- a CDS encoding lytic murein transglycosylase, with the translated sequence MRPVFLSAFGLFFGLSLTSAAAQPAGKIAEFPHHFNRESAVTLVSSTSQAGLDAWIAGFKTRAMREGISQTTFDRAFRGVRYNEGVIAKDRKQSEFTKQIWDYLDSAASPTRVSNGQAAMRKHAAVLDGVERVYGVDKHVVAAIWGVESAYGATRGDINVIEAMATLAYDGRRGRFFESQLMAALKILQSGDTSPHNMKGSWAGAMGHTQFIPTSFLAFAVDGNGDGKRDIWSNDPTDALASTAAYLAKHGWKKGQPWGVEVRLPAGFDYSSARRDTMRAPSEWASLGVMGIDGRPVPNYGKGSILLPAGASGAAFMIFDNFAVIERYNKADAYVIGVGHLSDRLRGGPAIQASWPRGYAPLSFKEKMQMQRILKRKGFLDDKVDGIIGPNTINAIRAFQNSVGVTPDGYPSQTLLKLLK
- a CDS encoding RNA pyrophosphohydrolase; amino-acid sequence: MTKDLSTLPYRPCVGIMLLNAEGRIFVGERIDTPGAWQMPQGGIDDGEAPEEAALRELWEEIGVTSEHVEVLAQTSDWLTYDLPDHLLGKVWKGKYRGQKQLWFVLRFKGVESAINIDTDHPEFGQWKWTDSAGLVSDIVPFKRDIYQALVAEFSGHLA
- a CDS encoding S41 family peptidase, with the protein product MKKYLMAGVAGILAGTLISTQFAGPLLAQEAEKSSNVYEQLDLFGDVFERIRAQYVEEVDSEALIEAAIDGMLSSLDPHSSYLSPKDAADMRVQTSGSFGGLGIEVTQEEGFVKVVAPMDGTPADIAGVETGDYITAVDGSSVMGMTLDQTVELMRGPVGSEIVITVVREGVEEPFDISIIRDTIKLTAVRSRVEDHTIVLRVTTFNEQTYPNLADGLKKGVEELGGMDNVDGIVVDLRNNPGGLLDQAIKVSDAFLEEGEIVSTRGRTPEDSERVNAQPGDLAEGKPIVVLINGGSASASEIVSGALQDHHRAVVVGTKSFGKGSVQTVMPLRSDGAMRLTTARYYTPSGRSIQALGISPDIIVAQPPRQPETDETADAPKFRSEADLRGALNNDSFTEDERRKIEEERAAAEEAAKLRDEDFQLAYAIDLLKGLSKIGN
- a CDS encoding murein hydrolase activator EnvC family protein gives rise to the protein MRLGTVAVCFALLTGTALAQEESPAALAEGAVAQFNVAHSELEAAQSAGDRVKALTRVVRAYEDGLEAMRAGLRQVSLREDALDREFQDESGQVAQLLGILINLKPDASPEALVHPTGPLGHARAGMLVSAITPAMQADADALRIKLEEVSILRELQDEALDTLARGLKDAQQARTDLSQAMSDRTDLPRRFTTDPDRLKTLIDSSETLEAFASGLAVMDVVDGISPLPDLDAAKGTWPMPVSGVFIRGYKEPDAAGVTRPGWLWATRALSLVSTPWPATIRYKGAFLDYGNVIILEPGNDVLLILAGLDEVYGEVGEVIPAGTAVGLMGGAAPDLDAFVENATQGTGAGLSETLYIEVREGGKPVNPEQWFANAPL